The genomic segment CGACGAGCTTCGCGTGATCGACAGACGCCACGGGAGCGGGAGGGGTGGTGGTCATGATAGTAACTTAGCAGGTTGGCGCGTGTGATGGGCTCTATTCGGGGCGAACGCAGACACGCATCCCGACGGTATTGTATCGGTTGGTGTCTGGCCCGAAGATATCCCGCACAGCGGACCGGCACAGGACGGGGGGCGACGCATAGCAGCCGCCTCGAAGCACCCGCTTATTAGCCGGTCGGGCCTCCGTCTCGCAGTATTCGTGAACGTTTCCGTGCATGTCGCACAGGCCCCAGGGATGAGGAGCGAGCTTTTCATAACTCCCTACCGCACAAGTCCGTCCTAACATCGGGCCAAATGCCGGGACCCCGAAAGGTCGAGTGCCGTCACAGTTCGAGTCGCGCCCGTTGAGGGCGTTACCAAAGTAGAACGGTATCGCATTTCCCCTGCCTCCTCGGCACGCGTACTCCCATTCGTCCTCATGGGGGAGGCAAAATGAGCAAGGCTTGCCAAAGACGCTGGGTGCGTCTCTCCGGGCGGCCAATGATTTTATGAAATTTTGAGCATCTATCCAGGATAGATCATCAACAGGGAAGTTGGCAGTGTTCAGCCCGTTCACGACTCCGGGCCGCTTGCCGTTGAACGTGCTCGGATTGGTCCGGGTAACCGCTTCCCATTCGGCCTGCGTTACCTCGTACTTGCCGAGCCAAAAGCCTTTGGAGACGAATTGCTTCTCGGGCTCGTCCGGCCTGCGCCCGAACTCTCCGGCGGGCGAACCCAAGGTGGCGCTGCCCGGCGGGATCCAACAGAACGCCATCGATACTCCCGGTGCGAGAGGATAATAAACGGTGTCGCTGATCGGACGCGCGTTCCCGCTCCCCACCGGCGCCGCGGCGCCTGGATTTGAGATCGCCGGAGCTGTCGGCGCCGGATTGAGCGCCAGGTCGGCCTCTCGTTGCGCGCGAACGGCTTCGGCACGAGCTTTTTGGATCTCGTAATAACGCGTCACCACAACGAGTACCGCACCGAGCAGCCCGAAAACGCCGGTCGCAATAAGGAGCCATCGCGGACTCGTGCTCTCTTGGCGTTTACCCATCATACGCTCCAGGATCTTTCATGATTCATCTAGCAAAATTAAAGGCAACAGCGGAATGCACAACTAGAATAACCACCCTGTCGGGTGGTTCAAGTCATTGTTTCGCCCCGGGTACTTGGATAGTTGGAGGATTCCCACGCAAGAAATGCCCCGGCACGTGTGAGCGCTGGGGATCGGGGGCAACCGAGAAGAACGGGCACACACGGTCGGCCGTCGGGCACACGACTCGCGCGGACGCGAACGAACCGAATCGGCCGTTAACGACCGGCCGATTCGGTTCGTTCTGCGCTTCTCACCCCCGCCGGTGCGGGCGCTTGCCGTGGGTGGCGAAGATGTCGGCGATGCGGCCGGTCTCCTCGAGCGCCACGTGGTACCGCTGCTCGCCCTCGAGCCGGTGGACGGTCATGTGGTACGCCTGCCCCACGGCCGCCAGGTACGGCCGCTTCTCCGGCGACGCCGGCGCCCGCAGTTGGCCCCAGGAACCGTCGCCCAGGTACGGCACGCCGTACTTGTCCACGTGCCCGTCCGTGAGCGGGTGGGTCCGCTTGAACGTGTGGTCGTGGTGCTCCAGAACCGCGTCCACGCCGTACCGCTCGAACAGCGGGCACCAGTGCTTCCGGTTCTCGTCGCCGGTCCCGCCGCCCTTTTCCGTGACGCCCAGCATCCCGCGCAGGCCGCTCACCGGCGCCGCGGCCGGCGACCGGAACGACGGGTACGCCGGCACGTGGTTCGCCACGATCAGGTGCGGCCGGTCCTGGCGCTCCGCGAGGGCCGAATCGAGCCAGTCGGTCTGCGCGCCGCCGACCGCCGAGACGTGCCCGGTGTCCAGCAGCACGAGGCTCAGGTAGTCGCCGAAGTCGAGCGCGCCGTAGGTCGTTTCCTTGTACAGCCCGTCGAACAGCGGCAGGAAATAGGTCGCGTCGTGCCGCTTCCCCCGGTACCCGCCGCGGACCTCGTGGTTGCCGAGGCACGTCACCAGCGGGACGAGCCGCCCCTTCGGGTCGATCATGTGCTTCGAGTAGTTCTGCAAGAACTGAACCGCGGTGCGGGCCGAGGTGCCGTTGTCGTACCCCAGGTCGCCGCCGATGAGCGCGAAGTACGGCTCCTGCTTCGCGGCGATCTGGTTGGTGCCGATCGCGTGCGGGCCGGTGCCGCAGTCCCCGCCGGACACCCAGGTGAAGGTGTCGGTGGCCTTCACCGGCATCGTGCGGAACCGGCTGGTGTGGACGCTCGGCCCGATCTGGAGCAGGTACTCGGTGCCGGGTGCCAGGCCGGTCACCTCGGCCCGGTGGACCCGGACCTCCGTGTTGCCGAACGGTTTCGTGACGACCTTCGCTACGGTCCACCCGGCACTCGTGTCACGCGGGGCGACGCGGACCGTGCCGAGGTCGGGCTTCTCCGGCCCGACCCACTGTACGGTGATCGTGGTGGTCGGGTCGCGCTGCCACGTGAGGAACAGCGTGTCCTGGGGGGTGAGGTCCGCCGGGACCGGCGAAATGACCGGTCGGGGGGGCGGGGCGACTTCGAGTGGGGTGTCGTCTGCGCGCAGGCCGGGTCCGACGAAGAGTGCGGACGCCAACCCACCGGCGGACGAGCGTAAAAACGCACGACGGCTCGGGACAGTCATTTGGCAGCGTGGGGAAAAAGGGGTGGAAGCAGCTCAAGGCAGGCAGGGGGCAGCTATCGATATGGTGCGCGACGGCGAGGGGAAAAGCGAGCGGTGAAATGGAATTTTCGTGCGGCTTTCTCGGAACCGACGCGCCCGGACCGGGAAGGAAAAGCGAAACGTCCCGGTTCCGTCGGCACAACCAGAAGCTGTGCCGACGGAACCGGGACTCGGGTGCCGTTCCTCAGGGGCTCCGGGACGAGCCCCCCGAATCATTTCTTCTCGACCGCCGGGGCCGGAGCAGCCGCACCCACCGCGGGAGCCCTCATGATGACGCCCGGCTTCACGACAGCCGGGAGCGGGCGAACGGCCCCGCCCGGCGCGGCCGGAACCGCCTTCGGTTCCGGCGCCGGGTCCTTCTTCTTGGTCTGATCGATCGGCGGGATCGGCAGCACCAGTTCGGGGCCGACCAGCACGAGGACGTCCTCGCGGAACCCCTTCAGGTAGGTCTCGTCCGGCACCTGGTTGTCGCCGGCCACGAGGACCGTTCCGCCGGCCGCGAGCCGCTTCAGGGCCTCGCTGCGGGGGACCAGTTTGCCGTTCAGGTCGAAGGCGTCGAACTTCACGTCGGCCAGCGGCTTGACGACGACTTTCGCGTCCGTGTTCTGGTTGAAGCCGCCGTAGTACACGCGGCCGCCGCGGAACGCCCGGCCGCCGCCGTCGAACATGACGTCGCCGTAGTACGCGCCGTCCGTGCCGAGCGGCTGGCTGGTGCAGGCGGTCAGCACCTTCCCGCTGCTGTCGGCGCCGAGCATCGCGAGCCGCGGACCGGCCGTGGTCGGCAGGGCGCCGCCGATCCCGTACTGCAACTGAACGTGCGCGAGGCCCTCGGCCACCATCACCACCGTGCCGGGCGCGGCCGCCTGGAGCCACGTCTTCGCGACCGGCTTGCCGTCGGCCGAGGCCAGCACGGTCGCCCCGTTCTTGATCCGGGCGGCGGCCTCGTCCGGCGTCAGCGGGGTGCCGTCGGCGGTCAGGAACTTGGCGCCGAACTCGCCCAGCGCGCGGTTCGTGTACTGCGACGTGACGACGTCCTGCTCGACCTGCTTCTGCACCTGCTTCTGCACCTGCTTGCCGTTCACGACCACGGTTTCGATGACGAAGTGGGTGTTCGTGACCGTCACCTTCACCGGCGTGCTGCCGATGACACGAATCTGGCCGCTGGCGTCGGCCTTGAGCGCGAGGACGCGGGGGGCCGGGCCGGTGGTGTTCGGAGCGGTGTCGCGGGGCAGCGGGGCGGCGGGAGCGACGAGCGCCGCCGACAACACGAGGGAGGGGTACATGCGGCCGATCTCCGGGAGTCGAACGTCAGACAATGGGAAATAGCATAACCCGGCGGATCGGGTGGGTAAAGGCGCGGGAAAGTGGTGTTACATTGGCGCGGGCGGGCCGCGGGCGCCATTGCAAACCCCTCAAGTTCACACGTCCGACGCGGCGATCCCGTCATCGAGTTCGCGGTCTCGTTCCGGTGGCGCCCCCGTGGGCCACGGGCTCGGCGCGCGCGAAGTGCGCCCGTTCTGCCGATTGCACTCGTAAAACGACCCGTTCGCCGATATAATTCCGGGAGTGCGCCCGAGGGCCGGGGGTCACCCGCCGCGGGCGCTTTTCTTTTTCCGTCACCGCTGAGGTACGCACGGAACATGCACAAGGCCAAGGAAGAAGCGATCGAGGTCGAGGGCCGCGTCATGCAGGCGCTGGCCAACACCACCTTCCGCGTCGAGCTTGACATCGGCGGCGAGGTGATCGCGCACATCGGCGGGAAGATGCGGAAGCACTACATCCGCATCATCCCCGGCGACCGCGTGAAGGTCGAGGTCTCGCCCTACGATCTGACCAAGGGCCGCATCACGTTCCGCATTCGCAACTGAGACGCGCCGGAACCGGATAACGGATCCCGGACGGGCCCGCGCCCCGGCTCCGTGGGATCTGTTACTCGGACGATCGGCGGTTCTCCGCGGCTGGCGGGGGTGGAGTAGGAGTCAACTCGTCGGGCTCGTCCCCGAAACCGTGGGTGCGAATCCCACTCCCCGCGCTGTGACCTATCGGAATCCGACACTCCGACATTACGGGAGCTGGACCATGGCGAAGGGCAACAACTCGCAGGGCAAGGAGAAGAAGAAACCGAAAAAGGACGCGAAGCCGGCGCCGGCGAAGCCGGCCCCGCCGCCGAAGAAGAAGTGACGGCCCGTTTCCCCGGCGGGCACGCCCGCCGGGGCCCGCACCCACCCGACTCTCACCACCATCGAGGCGCCACGTCATGCTGCAGCGACCGACCGCGAAGCAACAGGTTCAGGCCATGTTGGACCGGGGGTGGCAGTGGCGGGACGAATACTCGGACGTGCTCGTTCACCCGGACGACTACAACTTGTACGCCACCTACAACCGGGCCGACGACACGCTCACCCTCTCACCGGCGCTGGTCGCGGCGCTCTCGCTGGTCATCCCGACGCCGGCCGGTAAGAACCCGCGGTACTGGCGCGACGAGCAGAAGGCCAAGTCCGCCCGGCGCTGACCGCGGGGCGCCCGCCCGTCCCACACGCGTGCCGCCGCGCCGCCAACCGGCGCGACGGGCGCCCATTACTGCCGGCTCCTGTCATTTACTGATCTTGCACTTCGGCAGCGCCTTCTGAAGGTCTTTGACGCCCGAGTTCGTCACCTTCGTCCCGGTCAGGTCGATCTCGGTGAGCTTCTTGAGCGCGGCCAGATCGTCCACCCCCGCGTCGGTGACGCTCGTGCCGATCAGGTTGAGGCGGGTGAGGTTCTTGAGCGGGGCCAGGTCCGCCATTCCCGTGGTCGTCACCTTGGTGAGCGCCAGGTCGAGGTCGGTGAGGGACTTCATCGGGGCCATGTACGCCAGCCCCGTGTTTGACACTTTCGTGCGCGCGAGCGCGAGCACCTTCAGGCCCTTCAGCGGGACCAGCTCTTTGATACCCGCGTCCGACAGTTTGGTGTTGGAGAGGTCGAGGTGGGTCAGGGTCTTGATCGGAGCCAGGTTCTTGAGCCCGGCGTTCGTAACGGCGGTGTCGGCGAGCGAGAGCCGGGCGAGTGCGCCGAACGCGGCCAGTTCCTTCAGATCCGCGTCTGTCACCTTGGTTTCGTTGAGGTCCACCCGTACGACCGGCGCACCCGGCGACTTGTCGTCGCGGCTGACCTTACCGCCCAACCCCTTCACGAATGCGACGGCCTTATCTTCGGCGTCGTCGGACCGTGCCGACGAACAGGCGCTCACGACCGCCACCGCCAGCGCGAGGATCGCGATCCGGAACATCGTCGCCTCCCGGTTGCTCGGGGTCCATCAACAACCCGCCACTATCGGAACAGGATAGGCGACACGGTCGCCGGCGATACCCTCACGCACGGTCACGGTGCCCGAGAGGGGTAATCTTCTCGATTTCCTCACATCTGCTGCCGCTTCGCAGTTCACAGTTATGCGGCAATCGTTTCAGTCTACTCTTCGCCGATACATTCATTGAATTATTTTTATTATTATAATCAACTGATTGGCAATTACCGCCACCGCGGCCCTCACCCGTGCGGACAGGACCGCCGCCTCACGTCCTCATCCGGCGGAACGTCAGGCTGATTCGGCCCCCGGTCGCGTGCGCGTCGGTGAGGATCGCGTGCCGCCACTCCGCTTGCATGTCCGGACACATCCAGAGCAGCGAGCCCGAAGGGAGCCGGTAGCTCTCGCTCACGGTCTTGGTGTCGATCCGGCGAAAGGTGATGGTGCGTTCCGCGCCGAGTGAGACGACCGCGATCCCGGTGCCCGGTTCCAGCTCCGCAGTCGAATCGGAGTGGAAGCCCATCGAAGCGGTCCCGTCGGGATAGAAGTTGGCAAGACAGTTGTTCGGCTCGAACCCGACCTCCGCGGCCACGCGGTCACGCACCGGAACGACGGCATCGGGGAAGGGCGCGGCCGGCCATTCGAATCCGGAGTAGTTGTACGGCAGGCCGAAACTCATCGACTTGCGGGCTCGGATGCGCGTGTCCCAGATGACCGAGCCCGCGAGGTGGTCGTAGAGCGCGCGGTCGTTCGGCAGGTAGTCGGTGAGAAGGCGGATCGAACCGGCGTCGAGCAGTGTCGTGGCCATCGGCGCGCCCCGTGTGCGGTGCGGGTGAAGACACCGCACACGAAAATCGGGTTCGCGTCGGGTCCTGGCCCGGTCGACTCAACTCGCTCGGAGTTGCGCCGCCAACTCGGACGGCGGGGTGATGCCGAAGGCGTCGAGTGTCATCCGAGTCGCGATCAGGTGAAGCGGAATGACGTGGTTTTCACTCGGGGGCTGTAGACGAGAACGACCGGTTGGCTCTCGCTCTACCACAAATTGTAATCCCGGATGTCGAGATCCTGGCGGCGCGCCTTTCACCAGTGCATCACGTACCCGCCGTCCACGTTGACCGTCTGGCCGGTGACGTTGGCGGCGCGGTCGCTCGCCAGGAACACGGCCATCGCGGCGATGTCCTCGGGCGTCTGCCACCGGTTGAGTGGCACGAGCTTCGCGATCTTCTCCGCGGCCCAGGCGTCGTACTCCTGCCGCGCGTCCGGCGGTTGTCGGTCCCACCACGCCTGCCACACGGACCGGTTCAGCGGCGTTTTCACCATCCCCGGACACAGGCAGTTCACCCGCACGCCGAACGGCGCCAGGTCCTTCGCCGCACACTGCGCGAAGTTGATCAGCCCGGCCTTCGACGCGCTATAAGGCGGGTCCGTCTGCGAGCCGTTTTGCCCCGCGACCGACGACAGGAACAGCATCGTACCGCGGCGCCGCTCCGCGAGCTTCGGGGCGAAGGTGTGGGCGACGGCCGCGGCGCCAACGAGGTTGACGCGGAGCACGCGGTCCCAGTCGGCCGGGTCGAGTTCCCAGAACGGGAACCCGAACTTGCCGGACCCGATCCCCACCGCGAACACGACGTGATCCACCGCGCCGAACTTCGCCCACGTCTCCGCCGCCGCCACGCGAACGGCCGCGGGATCGGCCACATCCACCGTCCAACCGGTGCCGCAGAGTTCGGTCGCGGCGGCGTACACGTCCGCCGACACGTCCCACACGCCGACCTGACAGCCCTCGTCGGCAAAGGCCGACGCGATCGCCCGCCCCAACCCGCGGGCGCCGCCGACCACCACCGCAACGCTTCCGGCCAATCCGAGATTCACGGTCACGCTCCCTCAACGAATACACTGACACCACACGGAGAATACACGATGTCCGAAGCGATACTGCGCCCGGAGTTGTATTCCTTTCTCGGTGCGATCAAGGCCGAACCGGAAGAAGATACGCCCAAACTCGCGCTCGCTGACTGGCTTGAGGAACAGCCGGAACCTGCCGACCAAGCCCGCGGGGAATTCTTACGACGCTTTGTGCGGAACAACCAACTCTCGCAAAACGACCCCGCGCGGCAAGATTTCGGCGCGCTCGTCCGGCTGTGGGATGCCCACGAGGCCGCATGGGCCGGGCGGTTGCGGGCCGCGAAGCTCAAGGTGTGGGCGACGAATCACATGTTCCGTTGGGGGTTGCTGTTCCCGGCATTCGTCTGGGACGGACTGGAGTCGCAAACGCGAGCCACGGACGCGCTCGCGGGCACGGAGGAGTACGCCTGGGTCGCCGGCCTCACGCTCCGGGTTGTGGCGCCTTCCAGGTCGGGCGCCTTCGCTAACTGGTCGTTGCTCGATTCGCTCGTCGGGCTACGTGTTTCAGCGACGGAAGACGGCGCGGGCGCGCTCGACCGCCTCTGTGCCTCGCGCCGACTCGCGGGCCTTCAGTTCCTCGATGTCGGACCCGGAACCGGTCCGCTGCACGCGGTCGCACAGTCGCCGCACCTGTCGGCGCTCAGGCACCTCGTCGTGCGGCACGCGACCGACGCCGACTTCGGGGCGCTGTGTGACTCGGAGCGCCTGAACTCGCTTCGCGTACTGGACGCGTCCGGCGCGCAACTGACGTCCCACGCCGGGCGCGGGTTCGCGGAGGGTGGAGGGATCCCGGCACTCGTGGAATTGAACGTCGGCATGGCCGGTTACGCGTCCAATCGCCTCGGGGCCGATGGACTGCTCGCGCTGGTTACGAGCCCTCGGAGTTGCCGGCTGCGGAAGCTGAATGTGGCGCGCAACGACGTTGCGGACGAGGGCGTGGAGGCGCTCTGTGCCCAACCGCACATGTGCAACCTCACGCACCTCGACCTTTCTTCCAACCGGCTTACGAACCGCGCCGCCATTGCGATTGCGGCCGCCGAGCACCTGAAGGCCCTCGAACACCTGAACCTGAGTGGAAACGCAATCACCGGTGACGGCGCGTTCGCGCTGGCCGCATCACCGTACCTAACGAGCGTCCGGCGGTTGGAGCTGACCGCAAGAGAGCTGATCGGGCAAATGGGCGTGCAAGCCCTCCACGACCGCTTCGAGACGGCGGTGGTGGTGAATTGACGCTTCGTCACAACACCAGCATCGCGTCGCCGTAGCTGAAGAACCGGTACTCGTGGGCTACGGCCTCGGCGTAGGCCCGTTGCAGCAGGTCACTGCCCGTGAGCGCCCCGACGAGCAGCAGGAGCGTCGTCCGCGGCAGGTGGAAGTTTGTCACGAGCGCATCGACCACGCGGAACGCGAACGGTTCGTGGATGAACAGACCGGTTTCGCCGCAGAACGGGGACAAAAACCCATCACCCGACAAAGACATCGCCGCACTTTCCAGCGTGCGGGTCGTCGTGGTGCCCACCGCGACCACGCGACCGCCCCGCGCTTTCGCGGCGCGGATCGCATCGACCACGGGTTGCTTCACCTCGCACCATTCGCGGTGGATGACGTGCTTCGTCGGGTCGTCTTCCTTCACGGGCGCGAACGTGCCCAGCCCGACGTGAAGTGTGACGCGGGCCGTGCCGATGCCGCGCGCCGTGAGCCGGTCGAACACGGCCGGCGTGAAGTGCAGACCCGCCGTCGGCGCCGCGACGGAGCCCGTCGTGTCGGCGTAAACGGTCTGGTACCGCTCGCGGTCGGCCGGCTCCTCGCGGCCCTTGCGGATGTAGGGCGGCAGCGGAACGTGCCCGTAGCGTGCGAGCAACTCCGGCGGCGTCCCGGCCTCGTCGGGTTGCATCAGCCAGTGGCGGTCGTCGGTCCGGCCGCGGAGAACGAGCCGCAAGTTCGTGTCGGTGAGGAACGCCGTGCCGACTTCGGGGTACCCGCGGGTCTGCGCGAGCATCTCCCAGAGGCCGTCTTCGGTCGTGCGCAGGAACAAGCCTTCCCACTTCCCGCCGGTGGTCTCGCGGCGCCCGACCACCCGGGCCGGCAGGACGCGCGTGTCGTTCAGCACCACGAGGTCGCCGGGCGCGAGCAGGTCCGGCAGGTCGCGGAAGTGGCGGTGTTCGATGGAGGCCGAGGCGCGGCGCACGACGAGCAACCGGGCGGAGTCGCGCTCCGCCGCGGGGTGCTGGGCGATCAGGTGCTCGGGCAGGTGGTAGTCGAAGAAGGGCATGGTGTGCGGGACGGAGCGGGGGGCGTAAGCCCCCTGTGTCATGGCGCGCAGCTGAGCGGGGCGTGAGCCCCCTGTGTGTCATGGCGCGCAGCTGAGCGGGGCGTGAGCCCCCTGTGTGTCATGGCGCGCAGCTGAGCGGGGCTTAAGCCCCCTGTGTGTCATGCGCAGCTGAGCGGGGCGTAAGCCCCCTTGTGCGTGGACGTTACACAGGGGGCTCACGCCCCCGCTCAGGGAAGGATCACTTGAAGTTCTTCACCCACTCGTCGAACTCTTTCTTGTGCTTCTCGACGGTCTTCGTGGGACCGCGGAGCCACAGCGAGGCGACCGCGTTGTCCTTGTCCTCGAAGATCACGTAGATCTGCCGGTATTCCGGCACCGGGGTGCTCTCCTTCGCCATCGGGAACGCCTTCTTCAGGAACGTCCCGGTGATGTCCAAGTAAGTGGCTTCGTATTTCCCGACCTTGATCTTCTCCTGCTTCGTCTCAACCTTCTCCTTGCCCTTGGCCGGCTCGAACACGGACAACTGGCGCTTCAGGTTCGCATCGACGCCGCCGCCGCCGGGGGAAAAGAAGATCGCGACTTCGGCATCGTCCTTATCGCCTTCGGCCTTCGTCAGCCGGAACTGGCCCTTGCGGATATTGCCCGACGGCGTCTCTTCCTTCCACCCGGCCGGGGCCGTGGACCTCTGTCCGGCCCACTCCACCGTCACACCCTTCTTGTCGTCGGCCGTCAGGCCGCACGCGAGAACCGCCGTCAGGACGGCAGCCGTCAGCACGCGCATGGGAGAAGCCCCTTGGAAAGCAAGAAACGATCCGGTTCCGCCACGGGGGCATTCTAGGCGCAATGCGAACGCGCCGCCATCAGTCCGCGGCCAAAGGGATCGGCGCGGGGGCGGTGACCGTAAGGGTTTCGGACGCGTCGGCCGTGTCGAACGGGACACCGCCCGTCGGCGCGGGCGGCGGGCTCAGCAACGGATCGAGGTCGGTGACATCGATGACCTGTGCGAGTACGACCGGCTCGGCCGGTTCGGTGGCGACCGCCGGTTGCTCCGGTTCCGGCGCGGGGGCCGGCTTGGAGAAGAAGATGAAGTACACCGCCGCGTAGCCGAGCAGGCTGCTCGCCACGCTGATCGCCATCATTTTGCGCACGGCCGCTCCGGGTTCGGGTGCTGAAAGAAGCGGCCCGGAATAGCCCCGCGCGGGGAGCGAGACAAGATCAACCGAGTACCGGCTGCCGCTCGGCGATCCGGAGCCGGGTGAGCCATTCGCGCAAGAAGGCGTCGCGGGTTGCCGCCGCCGCTTCGGCCTCGTCGGGAGTG from the Frigoriglobus tundricola genome contains:
- a CDS encoding formylglycine-generating enzyme family protein, producing MMGKRQESTSPRWLLIATGVFGLLGAVLVVVTRYYEIQKARAEAVRAQREADLALNPAPTAPAISNPGAAAPVGSGNARPISDTVYYPLAPGVSMAFCWIPPGSATLGSPAGEFGRRPDEPEKQFVSKGFWLGKYEVTQAEWEAVTRTNPSTFNGKRPGVVNGLNTANFPVDDLSWIDAQNFIKSLAARRDAPSVFGKPCSFCLPHEDEWEYACRGGRGNAIPFYFGNALNGRDSNCDGTRPFGVPAFGPMLGRTCAVGSYEKLAPHPWGLCDMHGNVHEYCETEARPANKRVLRGGCYASPPVLCRSAVRDIFGPDTNRYNTVGMRVCVRPE
- a CDS encoding purple acid phosphatase family protein; protein product: MASALFVGPGLRADDTPLEVAPPPRPVISPVPADLTPQDTLFLTWQRDPTTTITVQWVGPEKPDLGTVRVAPRDTSAGWTVAKVVTKPFGNTEVRVHRAEVTGLAPGTEYLLQIGPSVHTSRFRTMPVKATDTFTWVSGGDCGTGPHAIGTNQIAAKQEPYFALIGGDLGYDNGTSARTAVQFLQNYSKHMIDPKGRLVPLVTCLGNHEVRGGYRGKRHDATYFLPLFDGLYKETTYGALDFGDYLSLVLLDTGHVSAVGGAQTDWLDSALAERQDRPHLIVANHVPAYPSFRSPAAAPVSGLRGMLGVTEKGGGTGDENRKHWCPLFERYGVDAVLEHHDHTFKRTHPLTDGHVDKYGVPYLGDGSWGQLRAPASPEKRPYLAAVGQAYHMTVHRLEGEQRYHVALEETGRIADIFATHGKRPHRRG
- the infA gene encoding translation initiation factor IF-1, whose amino-acid sequence is MHKAKEEAIEVEGRVMQALANTTFRVELDIGGEVIAHIGGKMRKHYIRIIPGDRVKVEVSPYDLTKGRITFRIRN
- a CDS encoding leucine-rich repeat domain-containing protein, which produces MFRIAILALAVAVVSACSSARSDDAEDKAVAFVKGLGGKVSRDDKSPGAPVVRVDLNETKVTDADLKELAAFGALARLSLADTAVTNAGLKNLAPIKTLTHLDLSNTKLSDAGIKELVPLKGLKVLALARTKVSNTGLAYMAPMKSLTDLDLALTKVTTTGMADLAPLKNLTRLNLIGTSVTDAGVDDLAALKKLTEIDLTGTKVTNSGVKDLQKALPKCKISK
- a CDS encoding alpha-ketoglutarate-dependent dioxygenase AlkB family protein; translated protein: MATTLLDAGSIRLLTDYLPNDRALYDHLAGSVIWDTRIRARKSMSFGLPYNYSGFEWPAAPFPDAVVPVRDRVAAEVGFEPNNCLANFYPDGTASMGFHSDSTAELEPGTGIAVVSLGAERTITFRRIDTKTVSESYRLPSGSLLWMCPDMQAEWRHAILTDAHATGGRISLTFRRMRT
- a CDS encoding SDR family NAD(P)-dependent oxidoreductase, which encodes MNLGLAGSVAVVVGGARGLGRAIASAFADEGCQVGVWDVSADVYAAATELCGTGWTVDVADPAAVRVAAAETWAKFGAVDHVVFAVGIGSGKFGFPFWELDPADWDRVLRVNLVGAAAVAHTFAPKLAERRRGTMLFLSSVAGQNGSQTDPPYSASKAGLINFAQCAAKDLAPFGVRVNCLCPGMVKTPLNRSVWQAWWDRQPPDARQEYDAWAAEKIAKLVPLNRWQTPEDIAAMAVFLASDRAANVTGQTVNVDGGYVMHW
- a CDS encoding TIGR02996 domain-containing protein, yielding MSEAILRPELYSFLGAIKAEPEEDTPKLALADWLEEQPEPADQARGEFLRRFVRNNQLSQNDPARQDFGALVRLWDAHEAAWAGRLRAAKLKVWATNHMFRWGLLFPAFVWDGLESQTRATDALAGTEEYAWVAGLTLRVVAPSRSGAFANWSLLDSLVGLRVSATEDGAGALDRLCASRRLAGLQFLDVGPGTGPLHAVAQSPHLSALRHLVVRHATDADFGALCDSERLNSLRVLDASGAQLTSHAGRGFAEGGGIPALVELNVGMAGYASNRLGADGLLALVTSPRSCRLRKLNVARNDVADEGVEALCAQPHMCNLTHLDLSSNRLTNRAAIAIAAAEHLKALEHLNLSGNAITGDGAFALAASPYLTSVRRLELTARELIGQMGVQALHDRFETAVVVN
- the queA gene encoding tRNA preQ1(34) S-adenosylmethionine ribosyltransferase-isomerase QueA, with protein sequence MTQGAYAPRSVPHTMPFFDYHLPEHLIAQHPAAERDSARLLVVRRASASIEHRHFRDLPDLLAPGDLVVLNDTRVLPARVVGRRETTGGKWEGLFLRTTEDGLWEMLAQTRGYPEVGTAFLTDTNLRLVLRGRTDDRHWLMQPDEAGTPPELLARYGHVPLPPYIRKGREEPADRERYQTVYADTTGSVAAPTAGLHFTPAVFDRLTARGIGTARVTLHVGLGTFAPVKEDDPTKHVIHREWCEVKQPVVDAIRAAKARGGRVVAVGTTTTRTLESAAMSLSGDGFLSPFCGETGLFIHEPFAFRVVDALVTNFHLPRTTLLLLVGALTGSDLLQRAYAEAVAHEYRFFSYGDAMLVL